In the Elstera cyanobacteriorum genome, one interval contains:
- a CDS encoding pentapeptide repeat-containing protein, whose translation MAAPLQRRVFDQATLNHFLDLYERSTRGPAFAERPSFLACDFSGLDFSGRDLTNFSAIGCRFVNADLSRANLSFANLYAADLRGAILKNVDFTRADLRGACLRSADLGGANLQEASLERGALFFASIDGGFRDTAVPVKSAYYRQIHHLAPEPIRDTDMRGVILEHADISDSDLSFTDLTGANLIGANLTRSNLTGARFFGANLTGAKLQGAKLRQTNFVTAIYEPSQFKDCDISGTVFPREMPQFDAEFPRMLARHTRWVQSLGSEGERLDFTMIDLRGKKFDGLDLSAAVFTLSLLDEASFVGCYMAMAELNGVSARKARFDKADLRGSNLTRGNFTQANFQGANLGMMDIAGMHPMSVPTRLTQSCIMAANFDGAILTGADLELADATEARFTSANLAGAVLINTYCYGANFRGTNFDNAVLTHVRGLEFSLT comes from the coding sequence ATGGCCGCCCCCCTTCAGCGTCGGGTCTTCGACCAAGCGACCCTTAATCACTTCCTCGATCTTTACGAGCGGTCAACGCGCGGTCCCGCCTTTGCCGAACGGCCTAGCTTTCTTGCCTGTGATTTCTCCGGGCTCGATTTCTCGGGCCGCGATCTGACCAATTTCAGCGCTATCGGCTGCCGCTTTGTGAATGCCGACCTATCGCGCGCGAACCTTAGTTTCGCCAACCTCTACGCGGCAGATTTGCGCGGCGCGATTCTGAAAAATGTCGATTTCACCCGCGCTGATCTGCGCGGCGCATGCCTGCGGTCCGCCGATCTGGGCGGCGCCAATCTGCAGGAAGCGTCGCTGGAACGCGGGGCCTTGTTCTTCGCCTCCATCGACGGCGGCTTCCGCGATACCGCCGTGCCGGTGAAAAGCGCCTACTACCGCCAAATCCACCATCTAGCGCCAGAACCGATCCGCGATACCGATATGCGCGGCGTTATTCTGGAACATGCGGATATTTCGGATAGCGATCTATCGTTCACCGACCTCACCGGTGCCAATCTGATCGGCGCTAACCTCACCCGCTCTAACCTGACCGGCGCGCGCTTTTTCGGCGCTAACCTGACGGGGGCGAAGCTCCAAGGCGCTAAACTGCGCCAGACGAATTTCGTTACGGCGATCTATGAGCCGTCGCAGTTCAAGGATTGCGATATCTCCGGCACGGTTTTCCCGCGGGAAATGCCACAGTTCGACGCCGAATTTCCGCGCATGCTGGCCCGCCATACCCGCTGGGTGCAGTCGCTTGGGTCGGAAGGCGAGCGGCTCGATTTCACGATGATCGACCTGCGCGGCAAGAAGTTCGATGGGCTGGACCTGTCGGCTGCGGTCTTTACCCTGTCGCTGCTCGACGAAGCTAGTTTCGTCGGCTGCTATATGGCGATGGCGGAATTGAACGGCGTCAGCGCCCGCAAAGCGCGCTTCGACAAAGCCGACTTGCGCGGCTCGAACCTGACGCGCGGTAATTTCACCCAGGCTAACTTTCAGGGGGCGAACCTTGGCATGATGGATATTGCCGGGATGCACCCGATGAGCGTGCCGACGCGGCTAACCCAATCCTGCATCATGGCGGCTAATTTCGATGGGGCGATCCTAACCGGCGCCGATCTGGAGCTGGCCGACGCGACCGAAGCCCGCTTCACCTCCGCCAATCTGGCGGGCGCCGTGCTGATCAATACCTATTGCTACGGCGCCAATTTTCGCGGCACGAATTTCGATAATGCCGTGCTGACCCATGTGCGCGGGTTGGAATTCTCGCTAACCTAA
- a CDS encoding tetratricopeptide repeat protein yields MHFAAKVSLGLLLLAAGAQAATQKPAQRPLALGGAEAARYENCLRTTASDPLQAHEIARTWAEQGGGLAARHCAAVAMIRYGRPDYAAPDLEALAHEAAARRADLAPDLYAQAAQAWLLARDPNRALSLQTEALKRRPRDADFLIDRAMVRLDLKQPWEAVDDLNLALEVAPRRSEALVFRAAAYRQIGTADLAEEDIARALTLRPDAPDALAERGAVKAMKGDKPGARADWLRVLALAPESAAGDQARAGLEQIDVKKP; encoded by the coding sequence GTGCATTTTGCGGCGAAAGTCTCTCTCGGCCTTCTTCTGCTGGCAGCGGGCGCCCAGGCGGCAACGCAGAAGCCCGCGCAACGGCCCTTGGCGCTGGGGGGGGCGGAGGCGGCGCGCTATGAAAATTGCCTGCGCACGACCGCCAGCGATCCGCTGCAAGCCCATGAAATAGCGCGTACTTGGGCCGAACAGGGCGGCGGTTTGGCGGCCCGGCATTGCGCCGCTGTCGCGATGATCCGCTATGGCCGCCCGGACTATGCCGCCCCCGATCTCGAAGCTTTGGCCCATGAGGCGGCCGCGCGGCGGGCCGATCTGGCGCCCGATCTCTATGCCCAGGCGGCGCAGGCATGGCTGCTGGCGCGCGATCCGAACCGCGCGCTGTCCTTGCAGACCGAGGCCTTGAAACGCCGCCCCCGTGATGCCGATTTCTTGATCGACCGGGCGATGGTCCGTCTGGATTTGAAACAGCCGTGGGAAGCGGTGGACGATCTTAATCTGGCGCTCGAGGTTGCCCCCCGGCGCAGCGAGGCGCTGGTTTTTCGTGCTGCTGCCTACCGCCAAATCGGTACGGCAGACTTGGCGGAAGAAGATATCGCTCGCGCGCTCACGCTGCGGCCCGATGCGCCCGACGCGCTGGCGGAACGCGGGGCGGTGAAGGCGATGAAGGGCGATAAGCCGGGGGCGCGCGCCGATTGGCTGCGCGTGCTGGCGCTGGCGCCCGAGAGCGCCGCCGGGGATCAAGCCCGCGCCGGGCTGGAACAAATCGACGTGAAGAAGCCGTAG
- a CDS encoding iron-sulfur cluster assembly scaffold protein: MLPYTAEIFQLSTEIPHLGHLPPPALTVTAVSPVCGSRITLSVRLAAGRVERFAWEVEACALGQASAALIGKRVVGWGATEINETAQVLETLLKSADPLPDAYDWLAPLIPARAVPQRHGSVLLPLRVFQKAF; this comes from the coding sequence ATGCTTCCCTACACGGCTGAAATCTTTCAACTTTCAACCGAGATTCCCCATCTTGGCCACCTGCCGCCGCCCGCGCTTACGGTGACGGCGGTTAGCCCCGTCTGCGGCAGCCGGATTACGCTGTCAGTACGGCTTGCAGCGGGCCGGGTCGAGCGGTTTGCCTGGGAGGTGGAGGCTTGCGCCCTAGGGCAGGCCAGCGCCGCCCTGATCGGCAAGCGGGTGGTCGGTTGGGGGGCTACGGAGATTAACGAGACGGCTCAAGTGCTTGAAACACTTCTGAAATCAGCCGATCCGTTGCCGGACGCCTATGATTGGCTGGCGCCTTTGATCCCGGCACGGGCGGTTCCACAGCGGCACGGCTCGGTTTTATTGCCGCTGCGGGTCTTTCAAAAGGCGTTTTAG
- a CDS encoding adenylate/guanylate cyclase domain-containing protein translates to MGSASNGIAELFCSREKLLGPDDGWSLAPVAEWLLTEGQRADNAEGLVAGLTDRLLAVGFAFDRLRVSVETLHPQLIAWSVSWFAGQGTSIFLAPHGISLRQDFSGSPIQHIRAGGDEVRYRPRHGLQPGNQAEFMADLVQEQISDYIALPMVFSNGMRNFISFGTKAASGFSDTDLAKLRALTLFLAPLFETLELRFLSKTLLETYVGPRTADKVLAGSIKRGDSEVIQAAIWYSDLRNFTGLTESLPPAKLIELLNEYCEHVAAAAEPRGGEILQFIGDAILIVFAADGQDTLRTAANNAIDAAIDAFNGLAVVNHRRQRRQEPSIRFGVGLHVGTVTHGNIGSPSRLAFNVVGSAVNRAARLEAKTKDFNTPLLFSDDMAALLAHPTRKLGDVPMRGIAGLQPVHTLDPPIDAEV, encoded by the coding sequence ATGGGTTCCGCCAGCAACGGCATTGCCGAACTTTTTTGTTCCCGCGAAAAACTGCTGGGACCGGACGATGGCTGGAGCCTCGCCCCTGTCGCCGAATGGCTGCTCACCGAAGGGCAGCGCGCCGATAATGCCGAAGGGCTGGTCGCCGGGTTAACCGATCGGTTGCTGGCCGTTGGTTTTGCCTTCGACCGGCTGCGCGTTTCCGTCGAGACCCTTCATCCGCAGTTGATCGCCTGGTCCGTTTCGTGGTTTGCGGGGCAAGGCACCAGTATTTTCCTGGCGCCCCACGGTATTAGCCTGCGCCAGGATTTCTCCGGTAGCCCCATTCAACACATTAGGGCCGGGGGCGATGAAGTGCGCTACCGCCCCCGTCACGGGCTGCAGCCGGGTAATCAGGCCGAGTTTATGGCCGATCTGGTGCAGGAGCAGATTTCTGATTATATCGCGCTGCCGATGGTGTTTTCCAACGGCATGCGTAATTTCATCAGTTTCGGTACCAAAGCGGCAAGCGGGTTTAGCGACACGGATCTCGCCAAACTGCGCGCCCTGACCCTGTTCCTGGCCCCGCTGTTTGAAACGCTGGAACTGCGCTTCCTCTCAAAAACCCTGCTGGAAACCTATGTTGGCCCGCGGACCGCCGATAAAGTGCTGGCAGGATCGATCAAACGCGGCGATAGCGAGGTCATCCAGGCGGCCATCTGGTATTCCGACCTGCGAAACTTCACTGGCCTGACCGAAAGCCTGCCCCCAGCGAAGCTGATCGAGCTTTTGAACGAATATTGCGAACATGTCGCCGCCGCCGCCGAACCGCGCGGTGGGGAAATCTTGCAGTTCATCGGCGATGCCATCCTGATCGTCTTCGCGGCGGATGGGCAAGACACCCTGCGTACCGCCGCCAATAATGCCATCGACGCTGCGATTGATGCGTTCAACGGTCTGGCCGTCGTCAATCACCGGCGGCAGCGGCGGCAGGAACCGTCGATCCGCTTCGGGGTTGGGTTACACGTCGGCACCGTTACCCACGGCAATATCGGCTCTCCCAGCCGTCTGGCGTTTAACGTCGTCGGTAGCGCCGTCAATCGCGCCGCCCGGCTGGAAGCGAAGACTAAGGACTTCAATACACCGCTGCTGTTTTCGGACGATATGGCGGCGCTGCTCGCCCATCCGACGCGCAAGCTGGGCGATGTGCCGATGCGCGGGATTGCCGGGCTTCAGCCGGTCCATACCCTCGATCCACCGATTGATGCAGAGGTTTAA
- a CDS encoding SDR family oxidoreductase, whose translation MTEAQDALPPLFCFGYGFSAQAAARLWQSRGGRVIGTTRDASKLKAMRAENIEALLFDTVPADSLLTAGAILSSVAPLDDGSDPVLARYGSVLAASAARWIGYLSTTGVYGEAEGGWIDETAPRAPTTDRGRRRVQAEDSWLALHHDHGLPVHLFRLSGIYGPGRSALQTVLSGRAQRIDKPGQVFNRIHVEDIATTLWVSWEKPNPGCAYNLADDEPAPPQDVIAFACDLAGVPLPPLVPFEAAQLSPMARSFYAENKRLKNAKIKAELGVSLRFPTYREGLTAEWQTRAKG comes from the coding sequence ATGACCGAGGCTCAAGATGCTTTGCCCCCGCTTTTCTGTTTTGGCTACGGCTTTTCTGCCCAGGCTGCCGCGCGTTTATGGCAAAGCCGGGGGGGCCGGGTCATCGGTACAACGCGCGACGCCAGCAAGCTGAAGGCGATGCGGGCGGAGAATATCGAAGCCCTGTTGTTCGATACGGTGCCCGCCGATAGCCTGCTAACGGCTGGGGCCATACTCTCCTCTGTCGCGCCGTTGGACGATGGCAGCGACCCGGTGCTGGCGCGTTATGGCAGCGTGCTGGCCGCGAGTGCGGCGCGCTGGATCGGCTATCTCTCCACCACCGGCGTCTATGGCGAGGCGGAGGGCGGTTGGATCGATGAAACCGCCCCGCGCGCGCCAACGACCGACCGGGGCCGCCGCCGCGTGCAGGCAGAAGATAGTTGGCTGGCCCTGCACCACGACCACGGGCTGCCGGTACACCTGTTCCGCCTTAGCGGCATTTATGGGCCGGGCCGCTCGGCCCTACAAACCGTGCTGTCAGGCCGGGCGCAACGGATCGACAAACCTGGGCAAGTGTTTAATCGCATCCATGTCGAGGATATTGCGACAACCCTTTGGGTTTCTTGGGAAAAACCCAATCCGGGGTGCGCCTATAATCTCGCAGACGATGAACCCGCCCCGCCGCAGGATGTGATCGCTTTCGCCTGTGACCTTGCTGGGGTGCCCCTACCGCCGCTAGTGCCCTTTGAAGCGGCGCAACTCTCGCCGATGGCGCGCAGCTTCTATGCGGAAAACAAGCGTTTAAAAAACGCGAAAATTAAGGCGGAATTAGGCGTTAGCCTGCGCTTCCCCACCTACCGCGAGGGGCTGACGGCGGAATGGCAGACCCGCGCCAAAGGTTGA
- the ribA gene encoding GTP cyclohydrolase II: MQRILLADIEGMMTDTARPDLSASLADRLTVERAVSDLRRSTPVIITENAQAWLVLPTEAATAGAMIELLPDGAPLTLVLTANRAEALGLMGDDALIARRLRSPYEAGLADPTHPAGSGAPGAMPLTIEAPLPAIADAAIRLMKAAQLLPAALIVPLPAPISGLMSLPRSLVLEATLQGDPRLRRLSDARVPLTGAEKTRIVSFRDQVTGIDHLALLIGEPLGQDAPLVRLHSSCITGDLLGSLRCDCGEQLRGAITAMNDAGGGILLYLQQEGRGIGIVNKLRAYALQDDGLDTVDANTALGFENDERDFAIAAEMLRQLDVPAIRLLTNNPRKVGHLAGFGVEVRERVQHAFPGNPHNRNYLAAKARKAGHLLPVEE; the protein is encoded by the coding sequence GTGCAGCGCATCCTGCTTGCCGATATCGAAGGAATGATGACCGATACCGCCCGCCCCGATCTTAGTGCTTCGCTTGCGGATCGGCTGACGGTCGAACGCGCGGTTTCTGACCTGCGACGCTCCACGCCGGTGATCATCACCGAAAACGCCCAGGCTTGGCTGGTTCTGCCAACCGAAGCGGCGACGGCGGGGGCGATGATCGAATTGCTGCCCGACGGTGCCCCGCTAACCCTGGTGCTGACCGCCAACCGCGCCGAGGCGTTGGGATTGATGGGCGACGACGCCCTGATCGCCCGCCGCCTGCGCTCCCCCTATGAAGCCGGTCTGGCCGATCCGACCCATCCGGCGGGGTCGGGCGCCCCAGGGGCAATGCCGCTGACCATCGAAGCGCCGCTACCGGCCATTGCCGATGCCGCGATCCGGCTGATGAAGGCCGCGCAACTGCTGCCCGCCGCGCTGATCGTCCCGCTCCCCGCACCGATTTCGGGCTTGATGAGCCTGCCACGGTCCTTGGTTCTCGAAGCCACTTTGCAGGGCGACCCGCGCCTGCGCCGCTTGTCTGACGCGCGGGTGCCACTCACGGGGGCGGAGAAGACGCGCATCGTCTCCTTCCGCGACCAAGTGACCGGCATTGACCATCTCGCCCTGCTGATTGGGGAACCTTTGGGGCAAGACGCGCCGTTGGTGCGCCTGCATTCCTCCTGCATCACCGGTGACCTGCTGGGGTCGCTGCGCTGCGACTGCGGCGAACAATTGCGCGGCGCCATTACGGCAATGAACGACGCTGGGGGCGGTATCCTTCTCTACCTGCAACAGGAAGGCCGGGGCATCGGCATCGTCAATAAGTTGCGGGCCTATGCCTTGCAGGACGATGGCCTCGATACGGTCGATGCCAATACCGCCCTTGGGTTCGAAAATGACGAACGCGATTTCGCCATCGCGGCGGAGATGCTGCGGCAGTTGGACGTGCCCGCCATCCGCCTGCTGACCAATAACCCCCGCAAGGTCGGCCATCTCGCCGGGTTCGGCGTGGAAGTGCGGGAACGGGTTCAGCACGCCTTCCCCGGCAATCCGCACAATCGCAACTACCTCGCCGCCAAAGCGCGCAAAGCAGGGCATCTGCTACCGGTTGAGGAATAA
- a CDS encoding SufE family protein: MTHLLPISEAQAELIETFEALPDWQERYQYIIELGQGLPPLPSEFQTEAHKVRGCQSQVWIVPDVRDGRLHFQAGSDAVITAGLIAVLLSVYNDRTPQEILQTPPDFIKAIGLAQHLSPSRSNGLLSMVRRIFDTAQAALGENASLHG; the protein is encoded by the coding sequence ATGACGCATCTTCTGCCAATTTCTGAGGCGCAGGCCGAACTGATCGAAACCTTCGAGGCGCTGCCCGATTGGCAGGAGCGCTATCAATATATCATCGAGCTTGGGCAGGGTTTGCCGCCGTTGCCGTCCGAGTTTCAGACCGAGGCCCATAAGGTGCGCGGTTGCCAAAGCCAAGTCTGGATCGTTCCCGATGTCCGCGACGGGCGGCTGCATTTTCAGGCGGGCAGTGATGCGGTGATTACCGCCGGTCTGATTGCCGTGCTGCTGTCGGTCTATAACGACCGCACCCCACAGGAAATTCTGCAAACCCCGCCGGATTTCATCAAGGCCATTGGCCTCGCCCAGCATCTCAGCCCCAGCCGCAGCAACGGGTTACTGTCGATGGTGCGGCGGATTTTCGATACGGCCCAAGCCGCCCTGGGTGAGAATGCTTCCCTACACGGCTGA
- a CDS encoding thermonuclease family protein, with translation MATPAILVALALALMAGCAPAAVSPETVEGFPEIVGAATVRIGVETIRLHGIATAPLGSPVEIEARGWLHRRIAARRVYCHFDPTAEKQENARPGVCEIEGLDVSALLVEAGMAIDCPARSKGRYQVQQQRAEAAGFKMAERVPVPASCGSVPKKATKKG, from the coding sequence ATGGCAACGCCTGCAATCCTAGTGGCGCTGGCGCTCGCACTGATGGCAGGCTGTGCCCCGGCGGCCGTTTCGCCGGAGACGGTAGAAGGCTTCCCCGAAATTGTCGGCGCGGCGACCGTGCGGATTGGGGTGGAGACGATCCGCCTGCATGGGATCGCGACGGCACCGCTCGGCAGCCCAGTCGAAATTGAAGCGCGCGGCTGGTTGCACCGCCGCATCGCGGCGCGCCGGGTCTATTGCCACTTTGATCCGACTGCTGAGAAGCAGGAGAACGCCCGCCCCGGCGTCTGCGAGATCGAGGGGCTAGACGTTTCAGCCTTGTTGGTGGAGGCGGGAATGGCCATTGATTGCCCCGCCCGCAGCAAAGGCCGCTATCAGGTGCAGCAGCAGCGGGCGGAGGCGGCGGGGTTCAAAATGGCCGAACGGGTGCCTGTGCCTGCGTCGTGCGGATCAGTCCCGAAGAAAGCCACAAAAAAGGGCTAA
- a CDS encoding dihydrofolate reductase family protein, with amino-acid sequence MPPRPQVSVFIATSLDGFIARPDGSLDWLEAANRSIPPGEDCGYGAFMAGVDTLVMGRKTFETVSGFPEWPYPGKRVIVLSTQADAVPAAFTDRATRRAAAPEALLAELAITGARHIYLDGGVTIQNFLRAGLVDDITITLIPLLLGAGRPLFGGLEAIQALTLTASRAYPFGFVQNSYRVIRD; translated from the coding sequence ATGCCGCCCCGGCCCCAGGTTTCTGTCTTTATCGCCACGAGCCTCGATGGGTTCATCGCCCGGCCCGATGGTAGCCTGGACTGGTTAGAGGCAGCTAATCGCAGCATTCCCCCGGGGGAAGATTGCGGCTATGGCGCTTTCATGGCGGGGGTGGACACGCTGGTGATGGGGCGGAAGACCTTCGAAACCGTCAGCGGCTTTCCCGAGTGGCCCTATCCTGGGAAGCGCGTCATCGTTCTGTCAACGCAAGCAGACGCTGTACCAGCCGCCTTCACCGACCGCGCGACCCGCCGCGCCGCTGCGCCCGAGGCCCTACTGGCGGAGTTAGCGATCACCGGGGCGCGGCATATTTACCTCGACGGCGGCGTGACGATCCAAAACTTCTTGCGGGCCGGATTGGTGGACGACATCACGATCACCCTGATCCCACTGCTGCTCGGCGCGGGCCGTCCGCTCTTCGGGGGGCTCGAAGCCATCCAAGCGCTGACTTTGACCGCAAGCCGCGCTTACCCCTTCGGGTTCGTCCAAAACAGCTACCGCGTGATCCGGGATTAA
- the dnaE gene encoding DNA polymerase III subunit alpha, whose translation MSHSPFVHLRTHSAYSLSEGAIKMKELVKLAAGAKMPAVAVTDTGNLFGAIEFSQAAADVGVQPILGAILHVRRTDGVTRPGLPLPPDPLLLLCQDMGGYENLLKLVSHAFLETESHETPQVSLALVAQHAEGLIALTGGVGGWIGRLLHDGQRDAAEAAVLRLKEIFGDRLYLELQRHGDPREALVEPGVVDFAYAHDIPLVATNDVYFATPGMYEAHDVLLCIADGVTLEHSDRRRLTPEHYFKTGEQMGALFADLPEAILNTAVIAQRCAVSAPLRKPILPAFDSGQGRDEPSELRVMAEEGLRKRLESGVFTPEMDAAAREAAAKPYWDRLAFELDVIIKMGFPGYFLIVADFIQWAKDQGIPVGPGRGSGAGSAVAWALTITDLDPLRFGLLFERFLNPERVSMPDFDIDFCQDRRDQVIRYVQEKYGHDRVAQIITFGKLQARAVLRDVGRVLGMPYGQVDRICKMVPNNPANPVTLEEAIKGEAQLQQMRDSDEQVARLLAIGQKLEGLYRHASTHAAGVVIGDRPLDQLVPLYRDPRSTMPVTQFNMKFVEQAGLVKFDFLGLKTLTVLVRAVELIAQRGITIDLAQIPLDDAATYKMLSRGDATGVFQLESSGMRDVLRNLRPDRVEDLIAVVALYRPGPMDNIPSYINRKHGRETPDYLHPLLEGILKETFGIAIYQEQVMQIAQALSGYTLGGADLLRRAMGKKIKAEMDAQRETFCAGAKANGVDPKQASMIFDQVEKFAGYGFNKSHAAAYALVSYQTAYLKANYPVEFFAASMTYDMSNTDKLNVFRQELSRLGIPLLGPDVNASAPDFSVETLADGKLAVRYALAAVKNVGDQAMKALVAERAKGGPFKSLQDFAARLDPKTLNKRQIENLSLAGAFDSLDKNRARVFGAAEAVMRHAQLLTEEKASNQVSLFGGGAGAVEAPPLPLPNVLDFPPHERLQKEFDAVGFYLSAHPLDVYERALKRLGITRAADFTHKIRPGEPQRVKVAGIVLGRREITTARGSRVAFVQLSDASGSYEVTLFSEVLAVSREMLDANKPLLLHVEARLEGEGVKLLAQQVGLLDAATENTVSGMRIYLADESPVADLKKILRDSGDQFRGRGRISLLLDLEECDVEIPLTGGFAVTPALRAMVKSLPGVVDVEEL comes from the coding sequence ATGTCTCATAGCCCTTTTGTTCACCTCCGCACCCATTCGGCGTATTCGCTCTCGGAAGGGGCGATCAAGATGAAGGAGCTGGTGAAGCTCGCCGCTGGGGCCAAAATGCCCGCCGTCGCGGTGACCGATACCGGCAACCTGTTTGGGGCGATTGAATTCTCGCAGGCGGCGGCCGATGTTGGCGTTCAGCCGATCCTGGGGGCGATCCTGCACGTGCGGCGTACCGATGGGGTAACGCGGCCCGGCCTTCCGCTGCCGCCCGACCCGCTGCTGCTGCTGTGCCAGGATATGGGCGGCTATGAGAATCTGCTGAAGCTCGTCTCCCACGCTTTTCTTGAAACTGAAAGCCACGAGACGCCCCAGGTGTCGCTGGCGTTGGTGGCGCAGCATGCTGAGGGGCTGATCGCGCTGACCGGCGGGGTTGGCGGCTGGATCGGGCGGCTGCTGCACGACGGCCAACGCGACGCGGCGGAAGCGGCGGTTCTGCGGCTGAAGGAGATTTTCGGCGACCGGCTCTATCTTGAACTCCAGCGCCACGGCGACCCGCGCGAGGCGCTGGTGGAGCCGGGGGTGGTCGATTTCGCCTATGCCCACGATATTCCCTTGGTGGCGACCAATGACGTTTATTTCGCCACTCCGGGCATGTACGAGGCGCATGATGTGCTGCTGTGCATCGCCGATGGGGTGACGTTGGAACATTCCGACCGCCGCCGCCTAACGCCGGAGCATTATTTTAAGACCGGGGAGCAGATGGGGGCGCTGTTCGCCGATCTGCCAGAGGCGATCCTCAATACCGCCGTCATCGCCCAGCGCTGCGCCGTTTCGGCGCCGTTGCGCAAACCGATCCTGCCCGCCTTCGATAGTGGCCAGGGCCGGGACGAACCGTCTGAGCTGCGGGTGATGGCCGAAGAGGGGCTGCGCAAGCGCCTGGAGTCGGGGGTCTTTACGCCCGAAATGGACGCGGCGGCGCGGGAGGCGGCGGCGAAACCCTATTGGGACCGACTGGCGTTCGAACTGGACGTCATCATCAAAATGGGCTTTCCCGGCTACTTTCTGATCGTGGCCGACTTCATCCAATGGGCGAAGGACCAGGGGATTCCGGTCGGGCCGGGCCGTGGGTCGGGCGCTGGATCGGCGGTTGCCTGGGCTTTGACGATTACCGATCTCGACCCCCTACGTTTCGGGCTGCTGTTCGAGCGGTTTTTGAACCCCGAGCGCGTATCGATGCCGGACTTTGATATCGACTTCTGCCAGGACCGCCGCGATCAGGTGATCCGCTATGTGCAGGAGAAATATGGGCACGACCGGGTGGCCCAGATTATCACCTTTGGGAAGCTCCAGGCGCGCGCCGTGCTGCGTGACGTTGGGCGCGTGTTGGGCATGCCCTATGGTCAGGTCGACCGTATCTGTAAAATGGTGCCGAACAACCCGGCGAATCCAGTCACGCTGGAGGAGGCGATCAAGGGCGAGGCCCAGCTTCAGCAGATGCGCGATTCGGATGAGCAGGTAGCCCGCCTGCTCGCCATCGGCCAAAAGCTGGAAGGCCTATACCGTCACGCCTCTACCCACGCGGCGGGCGTTGTGATCGGCGACCGGCCGTTGGACCAATTGGTGCCGCTGTATCGCGATCCGCGCTCCACTATGCCGGTCACCCAGTTCAACATGAAGTTCGTTGAACAGGCGGGCTTGGTGAAGTTCGACTTCCTCGGTCTTAAGACGCTGACGGTTTTGGTGCGGGCGGTGGAACTGATCGCCCAGCGCGGGATTACCATCGACCTCGCCCAAATCCCACTGGATGATGCGGCGACCTATAAGATGCTGAGCCGGGGCGACGCTACCGGCGTGTTCCAGCTTGAAAGTTCGGGGATGCGCGACGTGCTGCGCAACCTTCGCCCTGACCGTGTGGAAGATCTGATCGCCGTCGTGGCGCTCTATCGTCCCGGTCCGATGGATAATATTCCAAGCTATATCAACCGCAAACACGGGCGGGAGACGCCGGATTACCTGCATCCGCTGCTGGAAGGCATTCTGAAGGAAACCTTCGGGATTGCCATCTACCAGGAACAGGTGATGCAGATCGCCCAGGCGCTATCGGGCTATACGCTCGGCGGCGCCGATCTGTTGCGCCGGGCGATGGGCAAGAAGATCAAGGCCGAAATGGACGCCCAGCGCGAAACTTTCTGCGCTGGGGCCAAGGCGAATGGCGTCGATCCCAAGCAAGCCTCGATGATCTTCGATCAGGTCGAAAAATTCGCGGGCTACGGCTTCAATAAAAGCCATGCGGCAGCCTATGCCTTGGTGTCGTACCAAACGGCTTACCTGAAGGCGAACTACCCGGTTGAATTTTTCGCCGCTTCTATGACGTACGATATGAGCAATACGGATAAGCTCAATGTCTTTCGTCAGGAACTCAGCCGCCTCGGCATTCCGCTGCTCGGGCCGGATGTCAACGCCTCCGCCCCGGATTTCAGTGTCGAAACCCTGGCCGATGGTAAACTTGCTGTGCGCTACGCCCTGGCGGCGGTAAAGAATGTGGGCGATCAGGCGATGAAGGCGCTGGTGGCGGAACGGGCCAAGGGCGGACCGTTCAAATCCTTGCAGGATTTCGCCGCCCGACTCGACCCAAAAACGCTGAATAAGCGCCAGATTGAAAACCTGTCGTTGGCGGGCGCTTTCGACTCGCTGGATAAAAACCGGGCGCGTGTTTTCGGGGCGGCGGAGGCGGTGATGCGCCACGCCCAGTTGCTGACGGAAGAGAAAGCCAGCAATCAGGTTAGCCTGTTCGGCGGCGGGGCCGGGGCGGTAGAAGCGCCGCCGCTGCCGCTGCCGAATGTGCTCGATTTTCCGCCGCACGAACGCTTGCAGAAAGAGTTTGATGCGGTCGGCTTTTACCTATCGGCCCATCCGTTGGATGTGTACGAGCGGGCCTTGAAGCGCCTTGGGATTACCCGCGCCGCCGATTTCACCCATAAGATTCGTCCAGGTGAACCGCAGCGGGTAAAAGTGGCCGGGATCGTGCTGGGGCGGCGGGAAATCACCACGGCGCGCGGTAGCCGGGTGGCTTTCGTCCAGCTTTCCGACGCCAGCGGCTCCTATGAGGTGACGTTGTTTTCGGAAGTTCTGGCCGTATCGCGGGAGATGTTGGACGCTAATAAGCCTCTGTTATTGCATGTCGAAGCGCGGTTGGAGGGCGAGGGGGTCAAGCTGCTGGCCCAGCAGGTCGGGCTTTTGGATGCGGCGACGGAAAATACCGTCTCCGGCATGCGCATCTATCTGGCCGATGAAAGCCCGGTGGCGGACCTCAAGAAAATCCTACGCGACAGCGGTGACCAGTTCCGGGGGCGCGGACGGATTTCATTGTTGCTGGATTTGGAAGAGTGCGACGTCGAAATTCCGCTGACCGGTGGGTTCGCGGTTACCCCGGCCTTGCGGGCGATGGTAAAATCGTTGCCCGGCGTTGTCGATGTCGAGGAGCTTTGA